From Microbacterium croceum, a single genomic window includes:
- a CDS encoding tyrosine-type recombinase/integrase: MELSTASEAYLEHLARVRRLSAATVKAYRSDLRDLEASAGPVELDEVDLEMLREWLWAATQRGDARSTLARRAAAARSFFSWAKEQDLIAHDPSLRLIAPKRGRSLPTVASQDAMTELLEVQRSSASGGDPIALRDHAIIELLYGSGIRVSELCGLDIDDVDLDRRTARVFGKGAKERVVPFGLPAGDALAAYLRRARPVLSARSATASPALVLGSRGGRIGARSVYTLVARVLSPVVGADTVGPHALRHTAATHLLDGGADLRAVQEILGHASLGTTQIYTHVSSERLAATYRLAHPRA; the protein is encoded by the coding sequence ATGGAACTGTCCACGGCGTCGGAGGCGTATCTCGAGCACCTCGCCAGAGTGCGTCGGCTCTCGGCGGCGACGGTGAAGGCGTACCGTTCTGATCTTCGCGACCTGGAGGCCTCGGCAGGACCGGTCGAGCTCGACGAGGTGGATCTCGAAATGCTTCGGGAGTGGCTCTGGGCGGCGACGCAGCGCGGGGACGCTCGTTCCACGCTTGCTCGACGCGCGGCCGCAGCACGGTCCTTCTTCAGCTGGGCGAAAGAGCAAGATCTGATCGCGCACGATCCCAGCCTGCGGCTGATCGCTCCGAAACGCGGACGTTCCTTGCCGACCGTCGCGTCGCAGGATGCCATGACGGAACTTCTCGAGGTTCAGCGGTCTTCAGCTTCGGGCGGTGACCCGATCGCACTGCGAGACCACGCGATCATCGAGCTGCTCTATGGTTCCGGCATTCGCGTCTCGGAGCTGTGCGGTCTCGACATCGACGACGTCGACCTCGATCGCCGCACGGCCCGGGTCTTCGGAAAGGGCGCCAAGGAACGCGTCGTTCCGTTCGGCCTGCCTGCTGGAGATGCTCTCGCCGCCTACCTCCGACGTGCGCGGCCCGTGCTCAGCGCACGGTCGGCCACTGCGTCTCCGGCCCTCGTGCTCGGTTCTCGCGGAGGCCGTATCGGTGCGCGGTCGGTCTACACGCTCGTCGCCCGTGTGCTCTCTCCCGTCGTGGGCGCGGACACGGTGGGACCGCACGCGTTGCGCCACACTGCTGCCACGCACCTTCTAGACGGTGGAGCGGACCTTCGCGCGGTGCAGGAGATCCTGGGGCACGCGAGCCTGGGCACGACGCAGATATACACGCACGTGTCGTCCGAGCGGCTGGCCGCCACGTACCGTCTGGCGCACCCGCGCGCCTGA
- a CDS encoding M23 family metallopeptidase — MTSSMRLLTCLFTLVCALLLAGEARPWQASAESGLTVAGFTTSSAVPPIVASVSRPSWAWPLAGARSVAAPYRAPAHEYGAGHRGVDLMAEPGTTVFAPAEGVVAFRGTVVDRPLVTIEHPGGLVSTLEPVSSPLTPGAAVVAGQPLGIVGTGGHTPTGAVHLGVRLNGAYINPLLLFGPVTRAVLLPCCPEK; from the coding sequence ATGACATCCTCGATGCGACTGCTGACGTGCCTCTTCACACTTGTCTGCGCGCTGCTGCTCGCAGGAGAAGCCCGTCCCTGGCAGGCATCCGCCGAGTCCGGTCTCACGGTGGCCGGGTTCACGACGTCATCGGCCGTGCCGCCCATCGTCGCCTCCGTCTCCCGACCGTCCTGGGCCTGGCCTCTCGCAGGCGCTCGGTCCGTTGCCGCACCGTATCGAGCCCCCGCCCACGAGTACGGCGCCGGGCATCGCGGTGTCGATCTCATGGCCGAACCGGGCACTACCGTGTTCGCACCGGCGGAGGGCGTCGTGGCGTTCCGCGGGACCGTGGTGGACCGCCCCCTCGTCACGATCGAACACCCCGGCGGGCTCGTGTCGACGCTCGAACCCGTCAGCTCGCCACTCACACCCGGCGCGGCAGTCGTGGCCGGGCAACCGCTCGGCATCGTCGGCACCGGTGGGCACACGCCGACCGGTGCCGTGCACCTGGGGGTCCGGCTGAACGGCGCGTACATCAACCCGTTGCTGCTGTTCGGTCCCGTGACGCGAGCCGTGCTGCTGCCGTGCTGCCCCGAGAAGTGA
- the rpsB gene encoding 30S ribosomal protein S2, which produces MAVVTIRQLLDSGVHFGHQTRRWNPKVKRFILTERSGIHIIDLQQSLGYIDKAYDFVKETVAHGGTILFVGTKKQAQEILAEQATRVGQPFVNQRWLGGLLTNFQTISKRLARMKELEELDYETPANSGFTKKELLLKKRELDKLHKSLGGIRNLTKTPSAIWVVDAKREHLAIDEAKKLGIPVIGILDTNADPDDFQYPIPGNDDAIRSVSLLTRIIADAAAEGLQQKHNPETGDAEPLADWEKELLETPVQESADAAEIVAAEDQAAVVETPAADETAADEAGAEAHDEAIAAASGEETVEVAAAEAADAK; this is translated from the coding sequence ATGGCTGTGGTCACCATCCGTCAGCTGCTCGACAGCGGCGTTCACTTCGGACACCAGACCCGTCGGTGGAACCCGAAGGTCAAGCGCTTCATCCTCACCGAGCGCAGCGGCATCCACATCATCGACCTCCAGCAGTCGCTGGGCTACATCGACAAGGCCTACGACTTCGTGAAGGAGACGGTCGCCCACGGCGGCACGATCCTTTTCGTCGGCACGAAGAAGCAGGCGCAGGAGATCCTCGCCGAGCAGGCGACCCGCGTCGGCCAGCCCTTCGTCAACCAGCGCTGGCTCGGTGGACTCCTCACCAACTTCCAGACGATCTCCAAGCGTCTCGCACGCATGAAGGAGCTCGAGGAGCTCGACTACGAGACCCCGGCGAACAGCGGCTTCACGAAGAAGGAGCTGCTTCTCAAGAAGCGCGAGCTCGACAAGCTGCACAAGTCGCTCGGTGGTATCCGCAACCTCACCAAGACGCCGTCGGCCATCTGGGTCGTCGACGCCAAGCGTGAGCACCTCGCGATCGACGAGGCCAAGAAGCTCGGCATCCCGGTGATCGGCATCCTCGACACGAACGCCGACCCGGATGACTTCCAGTACCCGATCCCCGGCAACGACGACGCGATCCGCTCCGTGTCGCTGCTGACGCGCATCATCGCAGACGCCGCGGCCGAGGGCCTGCAGCAGAAGCACAACCCCGAGACGGGCGACGCTGAGCCGCTCGCCGACTGGGAGAAGGAGCTTCTCGAGACCCCCGTGCAGGAGTCGGCCGACGCTGCCGAGATCGTGGCCGCTGAGGACCAGGCTGCCGTCGTCGAGACGCCGGCCGCCGACGAGACCGCTGCCGACGAGGCCGGTGCAGAAGCACACGACGAGGCCATCGCAGCCGCTTCCGGTGAGGAGACCGTTGAGGTCGCCGCCGCCGAGGCAGCCGACGCCAAGTAA
- the tsf gene encoding translation elongation factor Ts codes for MANFTIADLKALREQLGTGMVDTKKALEEADGDVEKATEILRLKGAKGNAKRADRSTSEGLIVAREQDGAVTLIELACETDFVAKNERFITLAEKVADAVAAVKADSVEAALAAQAGDMTVEQLISEEAAIIGEKVELRRVRTISGDKVEVYLHRTSKDLPPQIGVVVAYSGDDAETARSIAQHISFANPSYLAREDVPADAVEKEREIVTEISRNEGKPEAALPKIVEGRVSAFIKQVALLEQDYAKDNKLSVAQVAKDAGITVTDFARFKVGA; via the coding sequence ATGGCCAACTTCACCATCGCTGACCTCAAGGCGCTGCGTGAGCAGCTCGGCACGGGAATGGTCGACACCAAGAAGGCGCTCGAGGAGGCCGACGGAGACGTCGAGAAGGCCACCGAGATCCTGCGCCTGAAGGGTGCCAAGGGCAACGCGAAGCGCGCCGACCGTTCCACCAGCGAGGGCCTCATCGTCGCTCGCGAGCAGGATGGCGCTGTAACGCTCATCGAGCTCGCCTGCGAGACCGACTTCGTCGCGAAGAACGAGCGTTTCATCACGCTCGCCGAGAAGGTCGCCGACGCCGTCGCCGCCGTCAAGGCGGACTCGGTCGAGGCCGCTCTCGCCGCTCAGGCGGGCGACATGACCGTCGAGCAGCTCATCTCGGAGGAAGCCGCGATCATCGGCGAGAAGGTCGAGCTGCGCCGCGTGCGTACGATCTCCGGCGACAAGGTCGAGGTCTACCTGCACCGCACGAGCAAGGATCTGCCCCCGCAGATCGGTGTCGTCGTGGCCTACTCGGGTGACGACGCCGAGACCGCGCGTAGCATCGCCCAGCACATCTCGTTCGCCAACCCGTCGTACCTCGCTCGCGAGGACGTTCCGGCAGACGCCGTCGAGAAGGAGCGTGAGATCGTTACCGAGATCTCCCGCAACGAGGGCAAGCCCGAAGCGGCGCTGCCCAAGATCGTCGAGGGCCGTGTCTCCGCGTTCATCAAGCAGGTCGCGCTGCTCGAGCAGGACTACGCCAAGGACAACAAGCTCTCTGTCGCCCAGGTGGCGAAGGACGCCGGTATCACCGTGACGGACTTCGCGCGCTTCAAGGTCGGCGCGTAG
- the pyrH gene encoding UMP kinase, protein MTERTGRRRVLLKLSGEAFGAGQLGVNPDVVGQIARDIAAAVDRVEVAIVVGGGNFFRGAELSQRGMDRGRADYMGMLGTVMNALALQDFLEQAGAATRVQSAIAMTQVAEPYIPRRAERHMEKGRVVIFGAGAGLPYFSTDTVAAQRALEIGAQEVLVAKNGVDAIYTADPNKHADAERIEQVTYRDALQRGLKVVDSTAFSLCMDNNMDMRVFGMEPAGNVTRALLGEPIGTLVTA, encoded by the coding sequence ATGACCGAACGCACTGGACGCCGCCGCGTCCTTCTGAAGCTCTCCGGGGAAGCATTCGGCGCCGGTCAGCTGGGCGTCAACCCCGACGTCGTCGGCCAGATCGCGCGCGATATCGCCGCAGCGGTCGACCGCGTCGAGGTCGCCATCGTCGTCGGTGGCGGCAACTTCTTCCGCGGCGCCGAGCTCAGCCAACGCGGCATGGACAGAGGTCGCGCCGATTACATGGGCATGCTCGGCACCGTGATGAACGCCCTCGCCCTGCAGGACTTCCTCGAGCAGGCGGGTGCGGCTACGCGGGTGCAGTCCGCGATCGCGATGACCCAGGTAGCGGAGCCCTACATCCCGCGTCGCGCCGAGCGGCACATGGAGAAGGGGCGTGTCGTCATCTTCGGCGCCGGCGCCGGTCTTCCGTACTTCTCCACCGACACGGTCGCCGCGCAGCGTGCGCTCGAGATCGGTGCGCAGGAGGTGCTGGTGGCGAAGAACGGTGTGGACGCGATCTACACCGCCGACCCCAACAAGCATGCCGATGCCGAGCGCATCGAGCAGGTGACGTATCGCGATGCGCTCCAGCGTGGGCTCAAGGTGGTCGACTCGACCGCATTCAGCCTCTGCATGGACAACAACATGGACATGCGTGTCTTCGGCATGGAGCCCGCAGGCAACGTGACCCGCGCTCTGCTCGGCGAGCCGATCGGAACACTCGTCACTGCGTGA
- the frr gene encoding ribosome recycling factor yields the protein MIADVLAETTSRMTRAVEAAKEDFSTVRTGRANPQLFQKVLVDYYGTPTPLAQLASLANQEARTLIITPYDKSALKAIEQAVRDMPNLGANPTNDGNLVRVVMPELTADRRKEYVKLVKTKAEDAKVHVRGIRRKAKDELDALKSELGEDEIARAEKELDALTRQHVDLIDDALKRKEAELLEV from the coding sequence GTGATCGCGGATGTCCTCGCTGAAACCACCTCCCGCATGACCCGGGCGGTCGAGGCTGCCAAGGAGGACTTCTCCACGGTGCGCACCGGTCGCGCCAACCCGCAGCTTTTCCAGAAGGTTCTGGTCGACTACTACGGAACGCCGACCCCTCTGGCCCAGCTCGCCTCGCTGGCGAACCAGGAAGCGCGCACGCTGATCATCACGCCGTACGACAAGTCCGCGCTCAAGGCGATCGAGCAGGCTGTCCGCGACATGCCGAACCTCGGCGCCAATCCGACGAACGATGGCAATCTCGTGCGCGTCGTGATGCCCGAGCTGACGGCCGATCGCCGCAAGGAGTACGTGAAGCTCGTCAAGACGAAGGCCGAGGACGCCAAGGTGCATGTCCGCGGCATCCGACGCAAGGCGAAGGACGAGCTCGACGCTCTGAAGAGCGAACTCGGCGAAGACGAGATCGCTCGCGCCGAGAAGGAGCTCGATGCGCTCACGCGTCAGCACGTCGATCTGATCGACGACGCGCTCAAGCGCAAAGAGGCCGAACTCCTCGAGGTGTAG
- a CDS encoding phosphatidate cytidylyltransferase, whose product MSDDTRDDGEGTSPSRHQVPDGAGSEGGIPLPDTAFPAFDAMNIPPRPPLPGVERESGGVEVATTEQLDTADHNAIREQWRAARDELGTHVSHARDQLDQANERIKERTGRDLVLAIVIGLAFGAALLGSLLFIKALFVPFALAAALLGVYELSRALRSGGRRIDVVPQLVAAAILVLSAYFAEIWLCWVALFVAVSFVIVWRLVAQMMSKDGRTYGDVLADAVVGGFVQIYVPFLAGVALILLKQEGGQWWVLSFIAIAVAADTGAYAAGLAFGRHPMAPKISPKKTWEGFGGAVAASLIAGTLLAIFLLDLPWWAGLIFGAAILLSATLGDLGESMLKRDIGIKDMSSWLPGHGGLLDRLDSILPSTVPALCLYFLLSPWVVLS is encoded by the coding sequence ATGTCTGACGACACGCGAGATGACGGGGAGGGGACGTCACCGTCGCGCCATCAGGTGCCTGACGGGGCCGGCTCTGAGGGCGGCATCCCGCTTCCGGACACGGCTTTTCCCGCGTTCGACGCGATGAACATCCCCCCGCGTCCTCCGCTGCCTGGCGTGGAGCGCGAGAGCGGGGGAGTGGAAGTCGCGACGACCGAGCAGCTCGATACCGCCGATCACAACGCCATCAGAGAGCAGTGGCGCGCAGCGCGGGACGAGTTGGGCACTCACGTGTCGCATGCGCGGGATCAGCTGGATCAGGCGAACGAGCGGATCAAGGAACGCACCGGTCGCGACCTCGTGCTGGCCATCGTCATCGGACTGGCATTCGGAGCCGCACTCCTGGGCTCCCTGCTCTTCATCAAGGCGCTGTTCGTGCCGTTCGCGTTGGCGGCGGCACTCCTCGGTGTCTATGAACTCTCGCGTGCTCTGCGCTCCGGCGGGCGGCGTATCGATGTAGTCCCGCAGCTCGTCGCCGCTGCGATCTTGGTGCTCTCCGCCTACTTTGCAGAGATCTGGCTGTGCTGGGTCGCGCTCTTCGTCGCCGTCTCGTTCGTCATCGTCTGGCGCCTCGTCGCGCAGATGATGTCGAAGGATGGACGGACCTACGGCGACGTGCTCGCCGACGCCGTGGTCGGTGGGTTCGTGCAGATCTACGTGCCGTTCCTCGCGGGTGTCGCCCTCATTCTGCTCAAGCAGGAAGGCGGGCAGTGGTGGGTGCTGAGCTTCATCGCGATCGCGGTCGCTGCAGACACCGGCGCCTACGCTGCGGGTCTGGCATTCGGACGGCATCCGATGGCACCGAAGATCAGCCCGAAGAAGACGTGGGAAGGCTTCGGCGGCGCTGTCGCGGCGTCGTTGATCGCCGGCACCCTCCTCGCCATCTTCCTGCTGGATCTTCCCTGGTGGGCGGGACTCATCTTCGGCGCAGCCATCCTACTGTCCGCCACCCTCGGCGATCTCGGCGAGTCGATGCTCAAGAGAGATATCGGTATCAAGGACATGAGTTCGTGGTTGCCGGGGCACGGTGGTCTGCTCGACAGGCTGGACAGCATCCTTCCGTCGACTGTTCCTGCGCTCTGCCTCTACTTCCTCCTCTCTCCCTGGGTGGTGCTGTCATGA
- a CDS encoding DivIVA domain-containing protein has translation MTDRSPDVTTAEDAPPAFALTTGRTLGYHRAAVDTFLASARKAFELGGDELEAADVRTASFPLVKGGYVVADVDAALGRVEDAFAARERERVVRARGAGAWVEQAREDAQVILDHLARPARHRFARTGVLTFGYRVDEVDHVATRIVRYLRDGDALTAEQLRSAAFRMQRGGYREEQVDALLDATIDVILAVR, from the coding sequence ATGACCGACCGATCTCCGGATGTTACGACCGCGGAAGACGCGCCTCCCGCCTTCGCCCTCACGACGGGACGCACGCTCGGCTATCATCGTGCCGCGGTCGACACGTTCCTCGCTTCCGCACGCAAGGCGTTCGAGCTCGGCGGGGATGAGCTGGAAGCGGCTGACGTGCGAACGGCGTCGTTTCCCTTGGTCAAGGGCGGCTACGTGGTCGCGGATGTCGACGCGGCACTGGGCCGCGTCGAGGACGCGTTCGCCGCGCGAGAACGTGAGCGGGTCGTACGAGCTCGCGGTGCGGGGGCGTGGGTCGAGCAGGCCCGCGAAGATGCACAGGTCATCCTCGACCATCTCGCTCGCCCGGCGCGTCATCGGTTCGCGCGGACCGGCGTTCTGACCTTCGGGTATCGCGTCGATGAGGTGGATCACGTCGCCACCCGCATCGTGCGCTACCTGCGCGACGGTGACGCGCTGACAGCGGAGCAGCTGCGTTCTGCCGCGTTCCGGATGCAGCGCGGCGGCTATCGCGAGGAGCAGGTCGACGCCCTGCTCGATGCCACCATCGACGTGATCCTGGCAGTTCGCTAG
- a CDS encoding transglycosylase SLT domain-containing protein: MKLERSNASLVPAAVATSARRGTRRWSRRRGVVGVFSAVAVVGFAGAIMAPTGVALADPPTADTTDSVYAAALADTQNLTVTVEGAAITPIERGEFEVYVKPKPKPKPVVAQTTDSGGSSGGGPLLYSGGGAPAEWMAAAGIAPADQGYVDYIVSRESGWNPNATNASSGACGLVQALPCSKVPGNGYNPVDNLRWATGYAVGRYGSWAGAYAFWTNNHWW, translated from the coding sequence ATGAAACTCGAACGAAGCAACGCCTCGCTGGTGCCCGCGGCGGTGGCGACATCCGCGCGCAGAGGCACTCGGAGGTGGTCGCGACGCCGCGGCGTCGTCGGCGTCTTCAGCGCCGTCGCAGTCGTCGGATTCGCTGGGGCCATCATGGCGCCGACCGGGGTCGCACTCGCTGATCCACCAACTGCCGACACGACGGACAGCGTCTACGCGGCGGCTCTCGCTGATACGCAGAATCTGACCGTCACGGTCGAAGGAGCGGCGATCACGCCGATCGAGCGTGGCGAGTTCGAGGTGTACGTCAAGCCCAAGCCGAAGCCCAAGCCCGTCGTCGCGCAGACGACGGACAGTGGCGGGTCGAGCGGCGGCGGCCCCCTGCTGTACAGCGGCGGTGGCGCACCGGCGGAATGGATGGCGGCCGCGGGCATCGCGCCAGCTGATCAGGGATACGTCGACTACATCGTCTCTCGGGAGAGCGGCTGGAACCCGAACGCGACCAACGCGTCGTCCGGCGCGTGTGGACTCGTCCAGGCCCTGCCGTGCAGCAAGGTCCCCGGCAACGGATACAACCCGGTCGACAACCTGCGGTGGGCGACCGGATACGCGGTCGGACGCTACGGGAGCTGGGCCGGGGCATACGCCTTCTGGACCAACAACCACTGGTGGTGA
- a CDS encoding alpha/beta hydrolase: MEIRGPLELPARREDVELQTADGLTLVGELALPETTAPVATLVTLHPLPTAGGFMDSHILRKSAARLPALADLAVLRFNTRGTSSPRGTSEGAFDGGGAEQFDVAAAMDFVRERALPRPWLVGWSFGTELALKYGRDHDIEGVILLSPPLHRATDAEVAAWAGADREVVVLVPELDDYLRPAEARERFASIPHARLIAVDGGKHLWVGETQTRRVLTEIVAAVNPPALPLATHWPPAD, translated from the coding sequence ATGGAGATTCGCGGACCGTTGGAGCTGCCGGCCCGTCGAGAGGATGTCGAGCTGCAGACGGCAGACGGCCTGACGCTGGTGGGAGAGCTCGCACTCCCGGAGACAACAGCGCCCGTCGCGACCCTGGTCACGCTCCATCCGCTGCCCACAGCAGGCGGCTTCATGGATTCGCACATCCTTCGCAAATCGGCGGCACGTCTTCCCGCGCTGGCCGACCTCGCTGTGCTCCGTTTCAACACCCGAGGCACCAGTTCGCCGCGGGGTACGAGTGAGGGGGCGTTCGACGGCGGTGGTGCGGAGCAGTTCGACGTCGCTGCCGCGATGGACTTCGTCCGCGAGCGCGCGCTGCCACGTCCCTGGCTCGTGGGCTGGTCGTTCGGTACAGAGCTCGCACTCAAGTACGGCCGCGACCACGACATCGAGGGCGTGATCCTGCTGTCGCCTCCACTGCATCGTGCAACGGACGCGGAAGTCGCGGCCTGGGCCGGCGCCGATCGGGAGGTCGTCGTGCTCGTTCCCGAATTAGACGACTACTTGCGCCCTGCGGAGGCACGCGAGCGATTCGCCTCGATCCCTCATGCCCGGCTGATCGCTGTAGACGGTGGCAAGCACCTCTGGGTGGGGGAGACGCAGACGCGCCGAGTTCTCACAGAGATCGTGGCCGCGGTGAACCCGCCAGCCCTTCCTCTCGCGACACACTGGCCGCCGGCCGACTGA
- a CDS encoding AI-2E family transporter, which yields MKIHNPFRTALVATLGVGLGILLIGSVQNLSTVFLYVGTALFLSLGLDPVVAFLERKKLPRWLAVLVTIVAVLAVFAGIVLMVLPMIVSQITQLIDQITQLVSRPGLLSDIEAWILGVFPNLDVPRVLGEAQAWLIGNVGDITNKVINASVSIVTGLFGAFIVLILTIYLTASTPSLKAAVYQLAPASKRDRFIDLAEQITDSVGYYVMGQLSLGVINGVLSAIFLSIIQAPFPAVLAVVAFFFSLIPLVGTLTGSSLIVLVCLIPGLGSPATAIAAAIYYLIYMQIEAYVISPRIMSRAVSVPGAVVVVAALAGGSLLGLLGALIAIPVAASILLIYRQVLIPRMNEL from the coding sequence ATGAAGATCCACAATCCTTTCCGCACCGCTCTGGTGGCAACGCTCGGCGTGGGGTTGGGAATCCTCCTGATCGGCAGCGTGCAAAACCTGTCTACGGTGTTCCTCTACGTGGGCACCGCTCTGTTCCTCAGTCTCGGTCTCGACCCCGTCGTCGCATTCCTCGAGCGTAAGAAGCTCCCTCGGTGGTTGGCGGTGCTGGTCACGATCGTGGCTGTTCTGGCGGTGTTCGCCGGCATCGTGCTGATGGTCCTGCCGATGATCGTCTCCCAGATCACGCAGCTCATCGATCAGATCACCCAGTTGGTCAGCCGGCCAGGCCTGCTCTCGGACATCGAGGCGTGGATCCTCGGCGTGTTCCCCAACCTCGACGTACCGCGGGTTCTCGGCGAAGCGCAGGCATGGTTGATCGGGAACGTGGGCGACATCACGAACAAGGTCATCAACGCGAGCGTCTCGATCGTCACCGGCCTCTTCGGCGCTTTCATCGTGCTGATCCTGACGATCTATCTCACTGCATCGACGCCTTCTCTCAAGGCGGCCGTCTACCAGCTTGCTCCAGCCTCCAAGCGCGATCGCTTCATCGACCTCGCGGAGCAGATCACCGACTCCGTCGGCTACTACGTGATGGGTCAGCTCTCGTTGGGTGTGATCAACGGGGTGCTGAGCGCGATCTTCCTCTCGATCATCCAAGCCCCCTTCCCTGCTGTGCTCGCGGTCGTCGCCTTCTTCTTCTCGCTGATCCCGCTGGTGGGCACCCTCACCGGGTCGAGCCTGATCGTCCTGGTCTGCCTGATCCCCGGGCTGGGCTCCCCCGCCACAGCGATAGCGGCCGCCATCTACTACCTCATCTACATGCAGATCGAGGCCTACGTGATCTCGCCCCGCATCATGAGCCGAGCAGTCTCCGTGCCGGGTGCCGTTGTTGTCGTCGCCGCGCTGGCAGGCGGCAGTCTTCTCGGTCTGCTGGGCGCGCTGATCGCGATTCCGGTCGCCGCGAGCATCCTGCTCATCTACCGTCAGGTACTCATCCCGCGGATGAACGAGCTCTGA
- a CDS encoding glycosyl transferase: MRFVWAVVAFVLAAVLIGAGIAQRTIFMGPSSEQTKVEVQEPAPFVLMDGEVLRSNPGAQTLLIRGDGDIFAAYGRTSDLEAWLADSDYNHVSVAKDGTFDVEHIAAPAAEDDGDGESTDEPVTHNPVGSDLWLDSFSETDALIADNMQLPDGMSVLIAYDGTQDAPDDIAISWPLDNSTPWAGPLMAAGGAVLLVGLILYVLGIRHQRRGRGPRRKGPGPLPVTEPIDVAALPPGERDALESSSGAASGPQTPDASDVEDAEIVDETKNPDAKTSLRSARTPRRRLRLIALPAIGLTALLASGCSADSWPQFEQATATPSPTPTVIAPENQKPPAVTEAQATRILQEISATLVDADTALDLDLAATRLDGPALIARTTEYALRTELPDTTPPTAIPTDKVEVVLPEATDRWPRTVLLLSKNTSDDTVPPVILTMTQQDPWSNYKVSNMAEMSADVALPEVAASWLGTSLVPEDSAFLSVPPADLATAFSDVVDKGEKSDSYGLFDDLSLNLAKSIRDSRQEVVQKLADNNASETSKATFQMAPTDDPPVAMTTLGSGAIVSVVVTDTEKVTPTVADAVIRFGENAQAKALTGVSESAKGIETTYSFQLFFAVPAQGSTEQIRLLAVHQDLVSAKVIK, from the coding sequence GTGCGTTTCGTATGGGCCGTCGTGGCCTTCGTGCTGGCTGCGGTGCTGATCGGTGCCGGGATCGCTCAGCGGACCATCTTCATGGGGCCGTCGTCGGAGCAGACCAAGGTCGAAGTACAGGAGCCTGCGCCGTTCGTGCTGATGGACGGCGAGGTGCTCAGGAGCAATCCGGGAGCGCAGACGCTGCTGATCCGCGGCGACGGCGACATCTTCGCCGCCTACGGGCGCACCTCCGACCTCGAGGCGTGGCTCGCCGATTCGGACTACAACCACGTGAGCGTGGCGAAGGATGGCACCTTCGATGTAGAGCACATCGCGGCGCCCGCCGCCGAGGATGACGGCGATGGCGAGAGCACGGACGAGCCCGTCACCCACAACCCGGTCGGCTCCGACCTGTGGCTCGACTCGTTCAGCGAGACAGACGCACTGATCGCCGACAACATGCAGCTTCCCGATGGCATGAGCGTTCTGATCGCCTACGACGGCACTCAGGACGCCCCGGATGACATCGCGATCTCCTGGCCCCTGGACAACTCCACGCCATGGGCGGGTCCGCTGATGGCGGCGGGCGGCGCCGTCCTGCTGGTGGGTCTGATCCTCTACGTGCTGGGCATCCGTCACCAGCGGCGCGGACGTGGTCCCCGACGCAAGGGCCCTGGCCCGCTGCCCGTCACCGAGCCCATCGATGTCGCCGCGCTTCCGCCGGGCGAGCGGGACGCGCTCGAGTCCTCATCCGGAGCAGCCTCGGGCCCGCAGACTCCGGATGCTTCCGATGTGGAGGACGCCGAGATCGTGGACGAGACCAAGAACCCCGATGCCAAGACCTCACTGCGCTCCGCCCGCACGCCGCGGCGTCGGCTTCGTCTGATCGCTCTGCCGGCGATCGGCCTCACAGCGCTGCTCGCGAGCGGATGCTCGGCGGATTCCTGGCCCCAGTTCGAGCAGGCGACCGCGACCCCGTCACCGACTCCGACCGTCATCGCTCCGGAGAACCAGAAGCCGCCGGCGGTGACCGAGGCACAGGCGACCCGAATTCTGCAGGAGATCTCCGCGACTCTTGTCGACGCGGACACCGCCCTGGACCTGGATCTCGCCGCGACCCGTCTCGACGGCCCTGCACTCATCGCACGCACCACCGAGTACGCGCTGCGCACCGAGCTCCCCGACACGACTCCGCCCACAGCCATACCGACGGACAAGGTCGAGGTCGTGCTGCCGGAGGCGACAGATCGTTGGCCCCGGACCGTGCTTCTGCTGTCGAAGAACACGAGCGATGACACCGTGCCTCCGGTGATCCTCACGATGACGCAGCAGGACCCATGGTCGAACTACAAGGTCTCGAACATGGCGGAGATGTCTGCCGACGTCGCGCTCCCCGAGGTGGCAGCGAGCTGGTTGGGAACGTCATTGGTGCCCGAGGATTCCGCCTTCCTCAGCGTTCCTCCGGCCGACCTCGCCACGGCGTTCTCGGATGTCGTCGACAAGGGAGAGAAGAGCGACTCCTATGGACTGTTCGATGACCTCTCGCTGAACCTTGCGAAGTCGATCAGGGACAGCCGTCAGGAGGTGGTGCAGAAGCTCGCCGACAACAATGCCTCGGAGACCTCCAAGGCGACATTCCAGATGGCGCCTACCGATGATCCTCCGGTGGCGATGACCACGCTTGGCAGCGGTGCCATCGTGAGCGTGGTGGTCACGGACACCGAGAAGGTGACGCCGACCGTGGCTGATGCCGTGATCCGTTTCGGGGAGAACGCTCAGGCGAAGGCGCTGACGGGGGTATCGGAGTCCGCCAAGGGCATCGAGACCACCTACTCTTTCCAACTGTTCTTCGCGGTGCCCGCACAGGGATCCACCGAGCAGATCAGACTCCTTGCCGTCCACCAGGACCTCGTCTCCGCGAAGGTGATCAAGTGA